A window of Streptomyces marispadix contains these coding sequences:
- the dapE gene encoding succinyl-diaminopimelate desuccinylase: MVHNGLDLQQDAAGLTAQLVDMPSESGSEQPLADAVETALRALPHLTVDRHGNNVVARTRLGRPERVILAGHIDTVPVADNLPSRLDDSGVLWGCGTSDMKAGVAVQLRIAATVPSPNRDLTFVFYDREEVAAHLNGLGHVADAHPDWLAGDFAVLLEPSDGQVEGGCQGTLRVLLRTTGVRAHSARSWKGENAIHAAAPILDRLASYEPRRKVIDGLEYREGLNAVRIEGGVAGNVIPDACTVTVNYRYAPDIGEEQALAHVREVFAGCGAWELTVDDSSGGALPGLSHPAAKAFIDAVGGEPQPKYGWTDVSRFSALGVPAVNYGPGDPNLAHKRDERVETSKIGHCEERLRAWLTS, translated from the coding sequence ATGGTGCACAACGGACTCGACCTGCAACAGGACGCCGCCGGGCTGACCGCTCAGCTCGTGGACATGCCCTCGGAGAGCGGCAGCGAGCAGCCGCTCGCCGACGCGGTCGAGACCGCGCTGCGCGCCCTGCCCCATCTGACGGTCGACCGGCACGGCAACAACGTCGTGGCACGCACCCGGCTCGGCAGGCCCGAACGCGTCATCCTCGCCGGGCACATCGACACCGTGCCGGTCGCTGACAATCTGCCGTCGCGGCTCGACGACTCGGGCGTGCTGTGGGGGTGCGGCACGAGCGACATGAAGGCAGGCGTGGCCGTGCAGTTGCGCATCGCGGCGACCGTGCCGTCGCCGAACCGCGATCTCACCTTCGTCTTCTACGACAGGGAAGAGGTCGCCGCGCATCTCAACGGCCTCGGCCATGTCGCCGACGCGCACCCCGACTGGCTCGCCGGCGACTTCGCCGTGCTGCTGGAGCCCTCGGACGGCCAGGTCGAGGGCGGTTGCCAGGGCACGCTTCGTGTGCTGCTGCGCACCACGGGCGTACGTGCGCACTCCGCCCGTAGCTGGAAGGGCGAGAACGCGATCCACGCCGCGGCACCGATCCTGGACCGGCTCGCCTCGTACGAGCCCCGGCGGAAGGTGATCGACGGGCTGGAGTACCGGGAGGGGCTCAACGCCGTCCGCATCGAGGGCGGAGTCGCGGGCAACGTCATCCCGGACGCGTGCACCGTCACCGTCAACTACCGCTACGCGCCCGACATCGGCGAGGAACAGGCCCTCGCTCACGTACGGGAGGTCTTCGCGGGGTGCGGCGCGTGGGAGCTGACCGTAGACGACAGCTCGGGCGGAGCCCTGCCGGGCCTGTCGCACCCGGCGGCGAAGGCGTTCATCGACGCCGTGGGAGGCGAGCCGCAGCCCAAGTACGGGTGGACGGACGTGTCCCGGTTCAGTGCTCTCGGCGTCCCCGCGGTGAACTACGGTCCCGGCGATCCGAACCTGGCGCACAAGCGCGACGAGCGCGTGGAGACGTCGAAGATCGGGCACTGCGAGGAACGGCTGCGCGCCTGGCTGACGTCCTGA
- a CDS encoding TIGR00730 family Rossman fold protein, which yields MTSPERERARKPHEQRLGPVVRRRKQMQAETTDQRLLDTTGPSDWVHQDPWRVMRIQSEFVEGFGALAELGPAISVFGSARTPVDSPEYEAGVRIGRALTEAGFGVITGGGPGAMEAANKGALEAGGTSVGLGIELPFEQGLNPYVDIGVNFRYFFVRKTMFVKYAQGFVVLPGGLGTMDELFEAMTLVQTRKVTRFPIVLFGSGYWQGLVDWLHGSVVAQGKASARDVELFHVTDDIDEAVAVVTKEAG from the coding sequence ATGACCAGCCCGGAGCGGGAGCGAGCACGTAAGCCGCACGAGCAGCGTCTCGGACCGGTGGTGCGCCGCCGCAAGCAGATGCAGGCCGAGACGACCGACCAGCGGCTGCTGGACACCACCGGACCTTCCGACTGGGTGCACCAGGATCCGTGGCGGGTGATGCGGATCCAGTCGGAGTTCGTGGAGGGCTTCGGGGCTCTCGCCGAACTCGGCCCCGCCATCAGCGTGTTCGGCTCGGCACGCACACCGGTCGACTCCCCGGAGTACGAGGCGGGGGTGCGTATCGGACGTGCGCTCACCGAGGCCGGATTCGGAGTGATCACGGGCGGCGGGCCGGGCGCTATGGAAGCCGCCAACAAGGGCGCGCTGGAGGCGGGCGGCACCTCGGTGGGGCTCGGCATCGAGCTGCCCTTCGAGCAGGGCCTCAACCCCTACGTCGACATCGGCGTCAACTTCCGCTACTTCTTCGTGCGCAAGACGATGTTCGTGAAGTACGCACAGGGCTTCGTGGTGCTCCCCGGTGGACTGGGCACGATGGACGAGCTGTTCGAGGCGATGACCCTCGTGCAGACCAGGAAGGTCACGCGCTTCCCGATCGTCCTCTTCGGCAGCGGATACTGGCAGGGCCTCGTCGACTGGCTGCACGGCTCGGTCGTCGCACAGGGCAAGGCGTCGGCACGCGACGTCGAACTGTTCCACGTCACGGACGACATCGACGAGGCAGTGGCCGTGGTCACCAAGGAAGCGGGCTGA
- the folP gene encoding dihydropteroate synthase produces the protein MLRLGTREFGPHESVIMAIVNRTPDSFYDRGATFRDEPALERVDQAVAEGAAVIDIGGVKAGPGDEVTAEEEVRRTVGFVAEVRRRHPDVVISVDTWRHEVGEAVCAAGADLLNDAWGGVDPALAEVAARHGAGLVCTHAGGAEPRTRPHRVSYDGEGGVVADILRVTLGLAERAVSLGVRRDGILIDPGHDFGKSTRHSLEATRELAEMVGTGWPVLVSLSNKDFVGETLDRPVEERLTGTLATTAVSAWLGARVYRVHEVAETKQVLDMVASIAGHRPPAVARRGLA, from the coding sequence ATGCTGCGCCTGGGGACACGGGAATTCGGTCCGCACGAGTCGGTGATCATGGCCATCGTCAACCGGACGCCGGACTCCTTCTACGACCGCGGCGCGACCTTCCGCGACGAGCCCGCCCTCGAAAGGGTCGACCAGGCGGTCGCCGAGGGCGCGGCCGTCATCGACATCGGCGGCGTGAAGGCCGGTCCCGGTGACGAGGTGACCGCCGAGGAGGAGGTGCGGCGCACCGTGGGCTTCGTCGCCGAGGTACGCCGACGCCACCCGGATGTCGTGATCAGCGTGGACACCTGGCGGCACGAGGTCGGCGAGGCCGTCTGCGCGGCCGGCGCGGATCTGCTCAACGACGCCTGGGGCGGGGTCGATCCGGCGCTGGCCGAGGTCGCCGCCCGCCACGGCGCGGGGCTGGTGTGCACTCACGCGGGCGGCGCCGAGCCGCGCACCCGCCCGCACCGCGTCAGCTACGACGGTGAGGGCGGCGTCGTAGCGGACATCCTGCGCGTGACGCTCGGGCTGGCCGAGCGCGCGGTCTCACTGGGCGTACGCAGGGACGGCATCCTCATCGACCCCGGGCACGACTTCGGGAAGTCCACCCGGCACTCGCTGGAGGCCACCCGCGAACTGGCGGAGATGGTCGGTACGGGCTGGCCCGTGCTCGTATCGCTGTCCAACAAGGACTTCGTCGGGGAGACGCTGGACAGGCCGGTCGAGGAGCGGCTGACGGGGACGCTCGCCACGACCGCCGTCTCGGCGTGGCTCGGCGCCCGGGTCTACCGGGTGCACGAGGTCGCCGAGACGAAGCAGGTGCTGGACATGGTGGCGTCGATCGCGGGGCACCGGCCGCCCGCGGTGGCGCGGCGGGGGCTCGCCTGA
- a CDS encoding DivIVA domain-containing protein, translated as MFWFLLISLAVVVAAVTLAVVGSSGDGRGGAVSGGLADAPPDQLDEPLPADRPVNRVDVDALRLPVTARGYRMQQVDDVLDRLGAELAERDARIAELESALAGAQAAAIARGEPAGYAPAGTRDLPPSPGSEGELRGRYGKLEEPGDMGETRETGGSPRSVRHGPGAAGAMGAPGPDAPGAFVRDSTEHRDGR; from the coding sequence GTGTTCTGGTTCCTGCTGATCTCGCTCGCCGTGGTCGTCGCCGCGGTCACGCTCGCCGTGGTGGGCAGCTCAGGCGACGGGCGCGGCGGTGCGGTCTCGGGCGGGCTGGCGGACGCTCCGCCGGACCAGCTCGACGAGCCGCTGCCGGCGGACCGCCCGGTGAACCGGGTGGACGTGGACGCCCTTCGGCTCCCGGTCACCGCCCGTGGATACCGGATGCAGCAGGTCGACGACGTGCTGGACCGGCTCGGTGCGGAGCTGGCCGAGCGTGACGCCCGTATCGCCGAGCTGGAGTCGGCACTGGCGGGCGCCCAGGCGGCGGCCATAGCGCGCGGCGAACCGGCCGGATACGCCCCGGCGGGCACTCGCGATCTCCCGCCGTCGCCCGGCTCAGAGGGCGAACTGCGCGGGCGGTACGGAAAGTTGGAGGAGCCGGGGGATATGGGCGAGACGAGGGAGACGGGGGGCTCGCCGCGGTCCGTGCGGCACGGGCCTGGAGCGGCGGGAGCGATGGGAGCACCGGGGCCGGACGCCCCGGGAGCGTTCGTACGGGATTCGACGGAGCACCGCGATGGGCGTTGA
- a CDS encoding DNA-3-methyladenine glycosylase I, producing the protein MGVEGGAKPGPDGALRCPWGLSAEDYVAYHDGEWGRPVHGDDALYERLCLEAFQSGLSWLTILRRREGFRAAFAGFRIEKVAAFTAADEERLLGDPGIIRNRAKISATVANAKAALSLGEGALDSLIWSYAPDAERRPAPRTHDEIPAVTPESTALAKELKKRGFRFVGPTTAYALMQACGLVNDHLADCWARDEMRPGPG; encoded by the coding sequence ATGGGCGTTGAGGGCGGGGCGAAGCCGGGTCCCGACGGGGCGCTGCGCTGCCCGTGGGGGCTGTCCGCCGAGGACTACGTCGCGTACCACGACGGCGAGTGGGGCCGCCCGGTCCACGGCGACGACGCGCTCTACGAACGGCTGTGCCTGGAGGCGTTCCAGTCCGGGCTGTCCTGGCTGACGATCCTCCGGCGCCGCGAGGGGTTCCGCGCCGCCTTCGCGGGTTTCCGCATCGAGAAGGTGGCGGCGTTCACTGCGGCCGACGAGGAGCGGCTGCTCGGCGATCCGGGCATCATCCGCAATCGCGCGAAGATCAGCGCGACGGTCGCCAACGCGAAGGCCGCGCTGTCCCTGGGCGAGGGCGCACTGGACTCCCTGATCTGGTCGTACGCACCCGATGCCGAGCGGCGCCCCGCGCCCCGTACGCATGACGAGATCCCCGCGGTGACACCGGAGTCGACGGCACTCGCGAAAGAACTCAAGAAGCGCGGCTTCCGCTTCGTCGGCCCGACGACGGCGTATGCGCTGATGCAGGCGTGCGGCCTGGTCAACGACCACCTCGCGGACTGCTGGGCGCGAGACGAGATGCGGCCGGGTCCCGGCTGA
- a CDS encoding enoyl-CoA hydratase-related protein: MSDTVLYDVTEGLATVTLNRPDAMNALNNELKSALRDTLRQAAADDAVRAVLLTGNGRAFCVGQDLKEHIGALQDDGGNALSTVEEHYNPITLAIAEMPKPVVAAVNGVAAGAGAGFAFAADYRLLAESAAFNTSFAGIALTADSGISWTLPRLVGPGRAADLLLFPRSVRSGEALELGLAHRVVGDGELAEEALKVARELAQGPTRAYAAIKESLAYGAGHSLAETLEKEAELQVRAGASKDHQAAVEAFVKKEKPRFTGR; encoded by the coding sequence ATGTCGGACACCGTGCTCTATGACGTGACCGAGGGTCTTGCGACGGTCACCCTCAACCGCCCCGATGCGATGAACGCTCTCAACAACGAGCTGAAGTCGGCGCTGCGGGACACCCTCCGCCAGGCTGCGGCCGACGATGCCGTACGGGCCGTACTGCTGACCGGCAACGGGCGGGCCTTCTGCGTGGGACAGGACCTCAAGGAACACATCGGGGCGCTCCAGGACGACGGCGGCAACGCCCTCAGCACCGTCGAGGAGCACTACAACCCCATCACGCTCGCCATCGCGGAGATGCCGAAACCGGTCGTGGCCGCGGTGAACGGGGTCGCGGCGGGCGCGGGCGCCGGGTTCGCCTTCGCCGCCGACTACCGGCTGCTCGCCGAGTCCGCCGCGTTCAACACCTCCTTCGCCGGGATCGCACTGACCGCGGACTCGGGGATCTCCTGGACGCTGCCCCGTCTCGTCGGGCCCGGCCGGGCCGCCGATCTGCTGCTCTTCCCGCGCAGCGTGCGCTCCGGGGAGGCGCTGGAGCTGGGTCTGGCCCATCGGGTCGTGGGAGACGGCGAGTTGGCGGAGGAAGCGCTGAAGGTGGCGCGGGAGCTGGCACAGGGACCTACGCGTGCCTACGCCGCGATCAAGGAGTCGCTGGCATACGGCGCCGGCCACTCTCTGGCAGAGACGCTGGAGAAGGAGGCCGAACTACAGGTGCGCGCGGGCGCGTCGAAGGACCATCAGGCGGCGGTCGAGGCGTTCGTGAAAAAGGAGAAGCCGCGCTTCACGGGGCGCTGA
- a CDS encoding DUF3117 domain-containing protein, whose product MAAMKPRTGDGPLEVTKEGRGIVMRVPLEGGGRLVVELTPDEATALGEELKKVCG is encoded by the coding sequence ATGGCGGCCATGAAGCCGCGGACGGGTGACGGCCCGCTCGAGGTGACCAAGGAGGGGCGGGGCATCGTCATGCGCGTTCCGCTCGAAGGCGGTGGGCGACTCGTCGTCGAGCTGACCCCGGATGAGGCGACTGCGCTCGGTGAGGAGCTCAAGAAGGTCTGCGGCTGA
- a CDS encoding O-methyltransferase, whose amino-acid sequence MRGGRGQERAITGNRQSSWAFADAYGAELVDDAENTALRWARERAQQAGVRAVSAATGATLRLLAATAGAKAVAEIGTGTGVSGIHLMAGMRPDGVLTTVDTDPELQQFARQAFRAAGFAGNRARFIPGSALDVLPRLADRGYDLVFCDGDRAECLEYFAEALRLLRPGGLVCFEGVFANGRTVDSAAQPAEVRRLRELLGAVRESTALVPSLLPVGDGLLCAVKREA is encoded by the coding sequence TTGCGTGGAGGACGGGGACAGGAGAGGGCCATTACCGGCAACCGGCAGTCGAGCTGGGCGTTCGCCGACGCCTACGGCGCCGAACTCGTCGACGACGCCGAGAACACGGCGCTTCGCTGGGCCCGCGAGCGGGCTCAGCAGGCGGGCGTGCGCGCGGTGTCCGCCGCGACCGGTGCCACGCTCCGGCTGCTCGCCGCCACCGCGGGAGCCAAGGCCGTCGCCGAGATCGGTACGGGCACCGGCGTCTCCGGCATCCATCTGATGGCCGGGATGAGACCCGACGGCGTGCTGACCACGGTCGACACCGACCCGGAGTTGCAGCAGTTCGCACGGCAGGCCTTCCGCGCCGCCGGGTTCGCGGGGAACCGCGCACGCTTCATCCCCGGCTCCGCTCTCGACGTACTGCCGCGCCTGGCCGACCGCGGCTACGACCTGGTCTTCTGCGACGGGGACCGCGCGGAGTGCCTGGAGTACTTCGCCGAGGCGCTGCGTCTGCTGCGGCCCGGCGGCCTCGTCTGCTTCGAGGGGGTCTTCGCCAACGGCCGTACGGTCGACTCCGCGGCCCAGCCCGCCGAGGTGCGCAGGCTCCGTGAACTCCTCGGCGCCGTAAGGGAGAGCACGGCGCTCGTGCCGTCGCTGCTGCCCGTGGGGGACGGCCTGCTCTGCGCGGTCAAGCGCGAGGCGTGA
- the sigE gene encoding RNA polymerase sigma factor SigE, producing MVGAPLDTTRADRGGAAAVRDRGMLRRFRRSPDEPKSVTDTADQVRPADSATTATFDTDADSQAWTPPSWEEIVSTHSARVYRLAYRLTGNQHDAEDLTQEVFVRVFRSLSTYTPGTFEGWLHRITTNLFLDTVRRKQRIRFDALADDAAERLPSREPTPQQHFNDTHFDADVQQALDTLAPEFRAAVVLCDIEGLSYEEIAATLGVKLGTVRSRIHRGRSQLRKALQHRSPEARAEQQRALSAAASAVGSGEVGAA from the coding sequence ATGGTTGGTGCTCCACTGGACACCACCAGAGCCGACAGGGGAGGTGCGGCTGCTGTCCGGGATCGTGGAATGCTCCGTCGTTTCCGCAGGTCGCCGGACGAGCCGAAATCCGTGACTGACACCGCTGACCAGGTCCGCCCCGCCGATTCCGCGACCACGGCGACTTTCGACACCGATGCGGACAGCCAGGCGTGGACCCCTCCTTCCTGGGAGGAGATCGTCAGCACTCACAGTGCGCGGGTCTACCGCCTCGCCTACCGCCTCACCGGCAATCAGCACGACGCCGAGGACCTCACCCAGGAGGTCTTCGTCCGCGTCTTCCGTTCCCTTTCGACGTACACGCCGGGGACTTTCGAGGGCTGGCTGCACCGCATCACCACGAACCTCTTCCTGGACACGGTGCGCCGTAAGCAGCGCATCCGCTTCGACGCCCTCGCCGACGACGCCGCCGAGCGTCTGCCCAGCCGTGAGCCCACGCCGCAGCAGCACTTCAACGACACCCACTTCGACGCCGACGTCCAGCAGGCGCTGGACACCCTCGCGCCGGAGTTCCGTGCCGCGGTGGTGCTCTGCGACATCGAGGGACTGTCGTACGAAGAGATCGCCGCCACGCTCGGCGTGAAGCTGGGGACCGTGCGCAGCCGCATCCACCGGGGGCGCTCGCAGCTTCGCAAGGCGTTGCAGCACCGCTCTCCCGAGGCGCGTGCGGAGCAGCAGCGCGCGCTGAGCGCGGCGGCCTCCGCAGTGGGGAGTGGGGAGGTCGGTGCCGCGTGA
- a CDS encoding zf-HC2 domain-containing protein: MGGRATQQDRELTPAEQHLGDRLAALIDGELGHDARERVLSHLATCRGCKAEADAQRRVKNVFADTAPPPPSDGLLARLQGLPGTGPGDGPYDGMASGNDGLNLPARGPRGTGGDPARTSDPAAHAESGGSVWALDQLRGGRAGSLLSPGRGFRVHEFERLSSRGRRFAFAAAGAVSLAALALAGGVGASGTAGSGPSVAKGDSGTAAASSVRSAASGGSSDRERRRRDAGGAQDAVSGTVLSVSATSGDSAGASLKAGRGMGLHRGAPWAAPTAPPEEGPGTGSGAPLPLLREAFFSSYASGSYGHGSYGFSAWRKSTPPPSPVTTAAPPRR; encoded by the coding sequence ATGGGTGGCAGAGCCACGCAGCAGGACAGAGAACTCACCCCGGCCGAGCAGCATCTCGGCGACCGGCTTGCCGCGCTGATCGACGGCGAGCTGGGGCATGACGCACGCGAGCGTGTGCTGTCGCATCTGGCTACCTGCCGGGGCTGCAAGGCGGAGGCGGACGCACAGCGCCGAGTGAAGAACGTCTTCGCGGACACGGCGCCCCCGCCTCCCTCCGACGGTCTGCTGGCGCGCCTTCAGGGCCTGCCGGGCACCGGCCCGGGAGACGGCCCGTACGACGGGATGGCATCGGGGAACGACGGGCTGAACCTCCCGGCGCGCGGCCCCCGGGGCACGGGCGGCGATCCCGCCCGCACATCAGACCCTGCGGCGCACGCGGAGTCCGGCGGTTCCGTGTGGGCCCTCGACCAGTTGCGGGGAGGGCGCGCGGGCAGTCTGCTCTCGCCGGGCCGCGGCTTCCGTGTCCATGAGTTCGAGCGGCTCTCGTCGCGCGGCAGGCGCTTCGCCTTCGCCGCCGCGGGTGCCGTATCGCTCGCGGCGCTCGCCCTCGCGGGCGGTGTGGGCGCGAGCGGCACCGCCGGGAGCGGGCCCTCCGTGGCGAAGGGCGACTCCGGTACGGCTGCGGCCAGTTCCGTGCGCTCGGCGGCGTCGGGCGGAAGCAGCGACCGCGAGCGCCGCCGCCGTGACGCCGGCGGCGCCCAGGACGCGGTGAGCGGCACGGTGCTCAGCGTGAGCGCCACGTCCGGCGACAGCGCGGGTGCGTCACTGAAGGCGGGTCGCGGCATGGGACTTCACCGCGGCGCTCCCTGGGCGGCGCCCACGGCTCCTCCCGAGGAGGGCCCGGGGACCGGCTCGGGAGCTCCGCTGCCTCTGCTGCGCGAGGCGTTCTTCAGCTCTTACGCCTCGGGTTCCTACGGCCATGGCTCGTACGGATTCTCAGCCTGGCGGAAGAGCACGCCACCGCCCTCACCCGTCACCACGGCGGCACCGCCGCGCCGCTGA
- a CDS encoding sec-independent translocase, producing MFFDIGPLELVALVILAILVFGPEKLPKVIQDVAGFIRKVRQFSDNAREDIRSELGPEFKDFEFEDLNPKTFARKHLLDGDDLGMKEIRNTFDFRDDMAEVTDAVNGTESVGARGSGSGGSGSRTSLSKGGTATGLGSADPLSKESTGERPKDDPPPFDADAT from the coding sequence GTGTTCTTCGATATAGGACCCCTAGAGCTGGTCGCGCTCGTCATCCTCGCGATTCTGGTGTTCGGGCCGGAGAAGCTGCCCAAGGTGATCCAGGACGTGGCCGGTTTCATCCGGAAGGTCCGCCAGTTCTCCGACAACGCCAGGGAGGACATCCGCTCCGAGCTGGGGCCGGAGTTCAAGGACTTCGAGTTCGAGGACCTGAATCCGAAGACCTTCGCCCGCAAGCATCTGCTCGACGGCGACGACCTGGGCATGAAGGAGATCCGCAACACCTTCGACTTCCGCGACGATATGGCGGAGGTCACAGACGCGGTGAACGGCACCGAGAGCGTCGGCGCCCGCGGTTCGGGAAGCGGCGGCAGCGGCAGCCGTACCAGTCTCAGCAAGGGCGGCACCGCCACCGGGCTCGGCTCCGCCGATCCGCTCAGCAAGGAGAGCACGGGGGAGCGCCCGAAGGACGATCCGCCGCCGTTCGATGCCGACGCCACCTGA
- a CDS encoding Mrp/NBP35 family ATP-binding protein, which yields MATDTPPESVREGDPSATPPTEDAVRAALATVDDPEIHRPITDLGMVKSIGIAPDGAVDVGIYLTVSGCPLRETITANVTEAVQGVAGVTRVSVELDVMSDEQRRELAASLRGGKAEREVPFAQPGSLTRVYCVASGKGGVGKSSVTVNLAAALAAEGQKVGVVDADIYGHSVPRMLGTDGRPTQVEDMIMPPSAQGVKVISIGMFTPGNAPVVWRGPMLHRALQQFLADVYWGDLDVLLLDLPPGTGDIAISVAQLVPNAEILVVTTPQQAAAEVAERAGSIAVQTHQKIVGVIENMSGMPCPHCDEMVDVFGTGGGARVADGLTKTTGTDVPVLGAVPIDLRLREGGDEGKPVVLSDPDSPAGSALRAVAAKIGARQRGLSGMSLGLTPSNKF from the coding sequence ATGGCTACCGACACTCCCCCAGAGTCCGTACGGGAGGGGGATCCCTCTGCGACCCCTCCCACCGAGGACGCAGTACGTGCCGCGCTCGCGACGGTCGACGACCCGGAGATCCACCGGCCGATCACCGACCTGGGCATGGTGAAGTCGATCGGCATCGCGCCCGACGGGGCCGTCGATGTGGGGATCTATCTGACGGTCTCCGGGTGTCCGCTGCGGGAGACGATCACCGCGAACGTCACCGAGGCCGTGCAGGGTGTGGCAGGTGTCACACGGGTCTCCGTAGAGCTCGACGTGATGAGCGACGAGCAGCGGCGCGAGCTGGCCGCCTCGCTGCGCGGCGGCAAGGCCGAGCGTGAAGTGCCGTTCGCCCAGCCCGGATCGCTGACCCGCGTCTACTGCGTGGCCTCCGGCAAGGGCGGCGTCGGCAAGTCGTCGGTGACGGTCAACCTGGCCGCGGCGCTGGCCGCCGAGGGCCAGAAGGTGGGCGTGGTCGACGCCGACATCTACGGCCACTCCGTACCGCGGATGCTGGGCACCGACGGCCGTCCCACACAGGTCGAGGACATGATCATGCCGCCGTCGGCACAGGGCGTGAAGGTCATCTCGATCGGGATGTTCACGCCCGGCAACGCCCCGGTCGTCTGGCGCGGCCCGATGCTGCACCGCGCGCTCCAGCAGTTCCTCGCGGACGTCTACTGGGGCGACCTCGACGTGCTGCTGCTCGATCTGCCACCCGGCACGGGCGACATCGCCATCTCGGTCGCACAACTCGTACCCAACGCCGAGATCCTCGTCGTGACCACGCCTCAGCAGGCCGCCGCCGAGGTCGCGGAGCGCGCCGGCTCCATCGCCGTACAGACGCACCAGAAGATCGTCGGCGTCATCGAGAACATGTCCGGCATGCCCTGCCCGCACTGCGACGAGATGGTCGACGTCTTCGGTACGGGCGGCGGGGCACGGGTCGCCGACGGCCTTACGAAGACGACCGGCACCGACGTCCCGGTGCTGGGCGCCGTCCCCATCGATCTGCGCCTGCGCGAGGGCGGCGACGAGGGCAAGCCGGTCGTGCTCAGCGACCCGGACTCGCCCGCCGGTTCGGCACTGCGCGCGGTGGCGGCCAAGATCGGCGCACGGCAGCGCGGCCTGTCCGGAATGTCGCTGGGGCTCACGCCGTCCAACAAGTTCTGA
- a CDS encoding DUF1003 domain-containing protein — MERERDRDREREEARERERERSTRGRLDVPRATRRRVLPEYDPEAFGRLSEEIARFLGTGRFIVWMTFVVAVWIAWNVLLPAPLRFDEYPFIFLTLALSLQASYAAPLILLAQNRQDDRDRVNLEQDRRQNERSIADTEFLTREIASLRMGLGEVATRDWIRSELQELVKDLEQQGRQERPAERTAARTGGPPDGG; from the coding sequence CTGGAACGCGAGAGGGACAGGGACCGCGAACGCGAGGAGGCCCGCGAACGCGAGCGGGAGCGCAGCACACGCGGCCGCCTCGACGTGCCGCGGGCGACGAGGCGCAGGGTGCTCCCCGAGTACGACCCCGAAGCCTTCGGCCGCCTGTCGGAGGAGATCGCACGCTTCCTGGGCACTGGCCGGTTCATCGTCTGGATGACGTTCGTCGTCGCCGTCTGGATCGCCTGGAACGTGCTGCTGCCCGCGCCGCTGCGCTTCGACGAGTACCCCTTCATCTTCCTGACGCTCGCCCTGTCCCTACAGGCGTCGTACGCGGCCCCGTTGATCCTGCTGGCGCAGAACCGCCAGGACGACCGGGACCGGGTCAATCTGGAGCAGGACCGCAGGCAGAACGAACGCAGCATCGCCGACACCGAGTTCCTCACCCGCGAGATCGCCTCGCTGCGTATGGGCCTCGGCGAGGTCGCCACCCGCGACTGGATCCGTTCGGAACTACAGGAACTGGTCAAGGACCTGGAGCAGCAAGGGCGGCAGGAGCGGCCGGCGGAGAGGACGGCCGCCCGCACGGGAGGCCCGCCCGACGGCGGATGA